The Lacticaseibacillus rhamnosus DNA window CAACTTAAGTTTAACATTTGTGAATGATGAAAGGAGAAATATCATGTCAGATTGGCTCAGTTTGTTAGGGAAGACAATTATTGTTACGGGAGGCTCGTCAGGAATTGGGGAAGCAATCGTCAAAGAGTTACTGCAAAATGGAGCAAATGTTGTTAATGGTGATTTAAGAGAAGGATCTATACAGGATCCACGCTTAACATACGTAAAGACAGACGTGACTAATCCTGAGGCTGTTGAAAATCTTGCTAAAGTGGCAACACAGATTAACGGGGAGATTTGGGGGGTTGTCAATAACGCAGGAATTAACAAACCACGTGTTTTAGTTGATCCGAAAGATCCGCATGGGAAGTATGAACTTGATGTTCACACATTTGACCAAATATTCAACGTCAATGTAAAGAGCGTCTTTTTAGTTTCTCAAGCTGCAGTACGGCGAATGGTCAAGCAACGTCACGGAGTTATCGTGAATATGTCTTCTGAAGCAGGTCTAGAAGGTTCTGTTGGCCAAAGCGTATATTCAGCCAGTAAAGGTGCTATCAACGGTTTTACCCGTTCATGGGCGAAAGAATTAGGTAAATTCAATATTCGAGTTGTTGGCGTCGCGCCTGGCATCATGGAAGCTACAGGGCTAAGAACTCCCGATTATGAAGAAGCATTGGCTTACACCCGAGGGACAACTGTAGAAGCAATTCGAGCAGGCTATAAGTCCACATCTACAACGCCAATGGGCCGAAGCGGCAAACTGAGTGAGGTGGCTGACTTAGTTAACTATTTTGTTTCCAATCGTGCTAGCTACATCACTGGGGTTACAACTAATGTCGCAGGCGGAAAATCACGCGGTTAAAACATGTTTATAAGATTGGAGATGTGCGATAGAAATGGAAATAATTTTAGTTGGGCATGCACATACTGCAAAAGCCTTTAAAGAAGCAGTGGAGATGATTTATGGTGAGGTGCCAAATTTCCATCCAATAGACTTTACACCTAAAGAGGGTTTGCAATCGTTGACGAATAAAATTATTTCAGCGATTGATCCTAAAAAAGCGTCTAGTACTTTAATTATTACCGATTTATTTTCAGGAACACCTTACAATGCAGCAGCAGAATTAGTTTTGAAAAAGAAAGCGGCCGATGTTGTCGCTGGAATGTGCTTGCCCATGTTATTGGAGGTTGCAGTTAACGCAAATAGTATGGATGTTGGTCAACTAGTATCACATTTAATGAAGAGCAAAGAAGAATTCTCAACGAGCCTTAGCGAAAAATTGACAGCAAATGCAAAGGAGGATGATTTCTGATGATTATTACGCTTGCAAGAGTTGACGATCGCTTAATTCATGGTCAGGTTACAACAGTCTGGTCTAAAGAATCAAATGCGGATCGTATCATCATCGTCAGTTCAGAGGTTTATAAGGACGATATTCGTAAGACCTTGTTAAAGCAGGCAGCACCTCCAGGCATGAAAGTCAATATTGTTGATGTACCAAAGGCGATTGCTGTTTATAACAATCCCAAATATAGCAAAGATAAAGTGTTCTATTTGTTTACCAATCCAAGTGAAGTAGTTGATCTGGTAAAAGGTGGAATTCCATTAAAGAAATTAAACATTGGTGGAATGCAATTTAAGCAAGGTAAGACCCAGATTAGTAAGGCTGTTTCCTTAAATGCAGAAGATGTTGCAGCATTTCGAGAATTAGATCGATTAGGAGTCAAGCTTGATCTCCGTGTAGTTAAAACAGATCCATCTACAGATATTTTGACTAAGATAGATGAAACGTTTGGAAAGGATTAGGTGGTGATTATAAATGGCAATCTCTACCATTCAAATTATTCTTATATTCATCTGGTCTTCAGTAGTGGGTATGGGAAGTGTATTAGATGAATTTCAGACTCATCGGCCCTTGATCGCGTGTTCAGTTATGGGTTTGATTTTAGGTGATCCAAAGACAGGGATTATTTTAGGTGGAACTTTGGAGCTTATTGCCCTTGGCTGGATGAATATAGGGGCTGCACAATCTCCAGATTCGGCTTTGGCAAGTACTATTTCAACAATTCTAGTTATTGTTGGCAATCAGGATATTCAGAAGGGAATTGCGATTGCTTTACCGGTTGCAGCGGCCGGGCAAGTTCTTACAGTCTTGGCACGAACTGTTACAGTGGCATTTCAACATGCGGCGGATCGTGAGGCGGAAAAGGCAAACTTTACTGCCATCATATGGTTACACTTCACGGCATTAATTGTTCAAGCGCTCCGGGTCTCAATTCCGACCACGATTGTTGCAGTATTCGTGAGTCCAGAAGAGATTAAGAGCATGCTAGATGCATTGCCACAAGTGATTACCGGAGGCCTTACAGTAGCAGGAGGGTTCATTGTGGTTGTTGGGTATGCCATGATTCTAAATATGATGAGTGTTAAGTATTTGATGCCTTTCTTCTATCTCGGCTTTGTACTTGGCG harbors:
- a CDS encoding SDR family oxidoreductase, with protein sequence MSDWLSLLGKTIIVTGGSSGIGEAIVKELLQNGANVVNGDLREGSIQDPRLTYVKTDVTNPEAVENLAKVATQINGEIWGVVNNAGINKPRVLVDPKDPHGKYELDVHTFDQIFNVNVKSVFLVSQAAVRRMVKQRHGVIVNMSSEAGLEGSVGQSVYSASKGAINGFTRSWAKELGKFNIRVVGVAPGIMEATGLRTPDYEEALAYTRGTTVEAIRAGYKSTSTTPMGRSGKLSEVADLVNYFVSNRASYITGVTTNVAGGKSRG
- a CDS encoding PTS sugar transporter subunit IIA — translated: MEIILVGHAHTAKAFKEAVEMIYGEVPNFHPIDFTPKEGLQSLTNKIISAIDPKKASSTLIITDLFSGTPYNAAAELVLKKKAADVVAGMCLPMLLEVAVNANSMDVGQLVSHLMKSKEEFSTSLSEKLTANAKEDDF
- a CDS encoding mannose/fructose/sorbose PTS transporter subunit IIB; the encoded protein is MIITLARVDDRLIHGQVTTVWSKESNADRIIIVSSEVYKDDIRKTLLKQAAPPGMKVNIVDVPKAIAVYNNPKYSKDKVFYLFTNPSEVVDLVKGGIPLKKLNIGGMQFKQGKTQISKAVSLNAEDVAAFRELDRLGVKLDLRVVKTDPSTDILTKIDETFGKD
- a CDS encoding PTS mannose/fructose/sorbose transporter subunit IIC; the protein is MAISTIQIILIFIWSSVVGMGSVLDEFQTHRPLIACSVMGLILGDPKTGIILGGTLELIALGWMNIGAAQSPDSALASTISTILVIVGNQDIQKGIAIALPVAAAGQVLTVLARTVTVAFQHAADREAEKANFTAIIWLHFTALIVQALRVSIPTTIVAVFVSPEEIKSMLDALPQVITGGLTVAGGFIVVVGYAMILNMMSVKYLMPFFYLGFVLGGYLKLSLLAWGAVGLIFAIIYVQLNPKFAQNHSNGSGSSGGAVASASDHPAELPEDELDD